The segment TATTCATGCAGGATATGCTATTGAAAAATTATCTGAGGAAGCTGCAAAGGAATCTTTAGAATCTTGGGATGAATTGTTAGAGATGCTAGAAGAAGAAGACAAGATGAAACAATGATGAAATAAGAGTTATAAAATTCTTTATTTTTTGTTTTTTTTTAATTTTCTATTTTTAATCTTTTATTTTCTTATGGATTTATTCTTTAGATGATTTTAACTATTTTTATACTATTTTTATTTTAATTTATTAAAAATTTTCAAGATTCGATTATTTTATTGAATTTGTGATTATATGGATGAAGAAATAAAATTATTAAAGGAATTTGATTGTCCTGAATGGGTAATTGAGCATTCTAAAGGAGTTTCAAGAAAGGCTTGTGAAATTGCATCTAACTTTGATGATGTAGATATGGAGCTTGTAAGAGTTGGTGGCTTATTACATGATATTGGCAGATCTAAAACTAATTCTATTGAACATGCAGTAATCGGTGCTCAAATACTTAAAAAGAGAGGATTTTCTGATGAAATAGTTAATATTGTTGAAAGACATATTGGAACTGGCCTTTCTGAAGAGGATTCAAAAGAATTAGGATTACCTATAAAATCTTATATTCCTCAAACTTTAGAAGAAAAAATAGTTTCCCATGCAGATAATCTTTTTAATGGTGTTGAGGAAGTTGGTATTGATTTTACTATTAAAAAGTGGAAAAGAAAATTAGGTGAAAATCATCCATCTATTGAAAAAATTAAAGAAATTCATGAAGAGCTTGTTTTAAGATTTGAATAGTCTTTATAAAAACTATTTTATAAATGAAATTTAAATATTTAATATGTTTATTTAATTATTTATTCAATTTTTCATTTATTTAATTATTTATTCAATTTCTTATTTATTTAATTATTAATCCAATTTTTTATTTATTTAATTATTTATCCAATTTTTTATTTATTTAATTATTTTTAATTGATTATTGATTTTTATAATTAGTTATTAATTTTATAATTTTATACGAGGAAAAGAATGAAAGTTATTTGTTCAAGTGATGAGTCATTATTTAGGCCTGAAGTAGTTAGATGGAGAGAAAGGATGTCTATGATGACACCTATAGGTGATGTAGTTGTAGTTCTCCCCTGTAGTATGAAAAAGCCATATTCTAATTCCCAATCTCATCAAAAATTTAGAAGAGCTACTAAAGGTTATCAAGAACTAATTGTAACTTCCCCATTTGGTATTTGTCCAAGAGAAATGGAAAATACATTTCCAATCCAATCTTATGATGTTGCAGTTTCTGGTGATTGGAATGAAGAGGAAATACGATTGGCTGGAGAGCTTCTTAGAGATTATGTTGGGGATAAAGCAGTAATTGCTAATGTTGATGGAGGCTATGAAGAGGTTTGTCGTGAGTATTTAGATAATTGTACCTATGTTTGTGTAGATGGTAGGCCTACATCTCCAGAGTCAATTTTTAATTTAAGAGAAGAACTTAAAAAATATCCAAAAACTAAACATAAGGATAGAGTTCTTAATGAACTTAAATCAATTGCTAAATATCAGTTCGGACTAGAAGCTGAAAAAATAATCACTGATGATGTTGTTACTAAAGGGAGATATCATAGAAATATTTATTCAAAAGGTAAGCAATTAGCCCTTCTTAATAGGGATATTGGTTTATATACTCTTAACCTTGAAGGAGCTAGAAGATTAGCTGAGCTAGGTATTCATATAGTTGAAATTGATTTTGACTTAAAAACAAATTCATTATTTGCTCCAGGTATTGTAAATGCAGATTTAACTATTCTTCCGAAAGATGAAGTTGCTGTTGTTAGAAATGATGAAATTGTAGCAGTTGGTAAAGCTGTTTTAACCGGTAAGGAAATGATGGAATCTAGAAATGGAATTGGAGTAAAAATAAGACATAGGAAGAAAAATTAGAATTAAATAAATTTTTCTATTTATTCTATTTTTTTCATTTTTTAAATAAATTTTTTCTATTTTTCCTATTTTTCCTATTTTTCATTGTTTATTCTATTAATTTTCTAATTTTATTTAATTTTTTAATATTTTTATATTAATTTTTATTATCTTAATTGATAAGCTATAAATATAATTAGAACAATAGTTATATTATTAACTTTTTGTTAGTATAAAATTTATAAGAAAAATATAGCTCTTAGTTATTTTATTCTATGCATTAATGTTATCAATTTTATTTAAAAATTTTTATAAAAAATTATTTAAATGTTATTTAAAAATATCGAGGAGATAAAATGTCTGAAGAATTAGCACTTGCTGTTAAAGATGCAGTTTCTGTTGTAAACGACCCTCACATGGGCATAAGTATTGTAGAAATGGGTATTGTACAATCTATTGCAATTGATGGTTCAACTGCAGAATTAGTTATTAAACCTACTAACCCTGGTTGTATGAGTGTTACTCGTATGGCTGCTCAAGCTAAAGCTGAAGCTTTAAAAGTTGAAGGAATTGACAAAGTTAAACTCATTATTGAAGGTCATGTAATGGCTGATTCTCTTAATGAGATGCTTAATAAAGATAATTAAGTTTTTTAAACTTAATTACTCTATTTTTTTTAATATTTTCATTGTTTTCTAATCTTTAGAATATTTATAATCAAAAGATTTATATATTACTTAACATATATCTTATAATAGTTGTATTTTATTTCGTATAGGCTAGTGGCACAGCCTGGTCAGCGCGCACGGCTGATAACCGTGAGGTCCTGGGTTCGAATCCCAGCTAGCCTACTTTTACTAATTTTATTCACTAATTTTATTTATTTACTAATTTTATTTACTTGCTAATTTTATTTACTTGCTAATTTTATTTATTTTTTAGATAATTTTACCTTTTAGTCAATTTTATCTTATTTTATTAGAATCTAGGCTATTTTTTTATTTAAAAGGTTTTTATATTTTTTACAATTTAACTTTATTATTGAATTGCACATATTTTAAATGTACATTTTTATGTATTGGTATACATTTATATACTTAAAAGTACAATATATTAATAGAGAATATATTGGTGGTACTATGTGGGGAAATTTAAATTTAAAGTTTAGTAAATATCCTGCAAGAATGACTGTAGCTCAAAAAATGTTTGAATTAGGTTTAAGAATAGCGGATGACGGAAAAATATATTGTGGGGATTTAAAAATCAGTGATTCTGCATTAGCAGCTGCAGCAAATGTTGATCGCAGAGTAATTAAATCTACTGTAGATGTTATTATTGCAGATGATGAATTGTATGAAATATTTTCAAATATTATTCCAGCAGGAACATTAATAAAAAATATTGCAAAGAATTTAGATTTGGGTGTTATTGAGATAGAAGCTGGTGAAAAAAGTGATGGTGTCTTAGCTAATGTAGCTTGGATAATGAGTAAGCATAATATAAGTATCCGTCAAGCATATGCCGGAGACATTCAACTGAAGACAAATCCTGTCTTAACAATCATTACAGAAGACCCTATTCCTGGAGAACTTTTAAGTGAATTCATTAAAGTGGAAGGAGTTTTAAAAGTTTCTATTCTGTAATTCATTCATTTTTTTAGATAGATTATATACAATCGGCAATAAGCTTGAAAGTATGATTTGTTCTTATATAAAGACCATTCAGTAAAATTAAATGCTAGTAAAATTATACCCTTCTTAAATAAAGAAAACTAATTTTAATCTTAATTTATAAGATTTATAAATAAATTTGGCTAAATCAATATGGTATTTCAACATCAGAATAGATATTTCTATAAAAACATTACATTTATTAATATAGTGTGTATATAAATATAGATATAATGTAATTTATTAAATTATTTACCATAATGAGTAATTTTTATTAAATTTTAATTTTCTATTAAATTGCTTATTTTCAGATTTTAAATATTAATTTAAGTTTTTTAAAGATTTTTATTATAAAATTTAAGATTCTATAAGGAAGACTATATTATGTTAAGAGATCCTATTATTCAAAATTTATTTCCGGAAATATTTGAATTTGAAGAGGCTGTAGATATTATCGGATGTCTTAAAGAATGGCCTAAAAGTAGATTATGTGCTGATAAGGATATTGCTAGAAAAACTAAAATAGATATTAAAACAGTTAAAGATGTTCTTAAATTGCTTGAAAATAATAATTTTGTTTATCCTGTAAAAGTTAATGAGGTTTGTATAAAGTTAATTAAACATTTTAGATCTGGTAAACTTTCTCATGAAGAGATGGCTAAAAAAGTTAAATTAGATGTAAAAATTGTAGATCAATTCATTGAAGAGAACGAATCTCTTTTAGAAGAAACTAAAAAAACATACTGTCAAAAAACCTTAAAAACTTTAAATGACAATTTAAATTCTTTAATTAAAGGAGAAAAAAAGGACGAAAGAGATAAAAAGGATAAAAAAGGAAAATCTTCTGAAGACAATAAAAAAGAAGATGAAAAGGACGATGTAGTTGGAGATGAATCTTCTGAGGATGATAAAAAAGTTATCAATGAAGATAAAGAATCTGAAGAACTAGTAATTAAAGAAGCTGTTGATGTTTCAGAAGAATTTGAAGAAAAAGAAAAAGCTACTAAAAAGCCTAAAGCTGGAAAATCTAAAAAAGAGAAAACTACTAGAAAAAGAGCAGTTAATCAAAAATTTTGGTATCTTACTTTCGATGAGACAATTGAATGCCTTAAAAATGGATATACAACAGATGAAGAAATCTCTGAAGAAATCAGTTGTAAGTTAAATATAGTGAGAAAAATTCTTTATAAACTATATGATATGCGCTTAGCAAGTTATAAGAGAGATAAAGATAAAGAAACTCAATGGTATACTTATGATTGGAAATTTAGTGAAAATGAGTATAAGAAATTAGAATTTAATTTAGCAAGTTCAGAACTTAAGAGATTAAATGCTGAATTGACATATGAAGAAAACAATATGTTCTTTGTTTGCCCATTTGGCCATTACCGTCTTGACTTTGAGGATGCTTCAACTGTTGAATTCTTATGTCCAGAATGTGATGTTGACTTAGAATTCGAAGACAATCAGGAAAAAATAGATAAGAAAAAAGAAGAAATTAAAGTTCTTGAAGATATAATTTCCAGTTAATCTCTTTATTTCTATCTTTTTTATTTTTTATTTTTATATATGATTCATAACTTTTTTTTTAAATCATTTTTATCATTATATAATTTATAACTTTTTTTTAAAATCAATTTAATCTTTATATAATTCATAACTTTTTTTTTAAAATCAATTTAATCATTTATTCTATTTTTCTAATTAAAACTGCAGGTGTATGAATAATAGAATCTAATGATTTAAGACTAATTTCATTAGTATCAGAATTTAAAACCTTTTTCACACTATAAATAGTTTCCATTGCTGTAGATAATGATTTTTGATAATCTTCTGCAATATTTGCTATCTTAATAGCTTCATCAACATCTATTTCTCTTGAACAAGCAAGGGGAGTTGATCCTAAATTTTCAGATAACTGGCCTAATGTGTATCCAAAAACACCTTTATTTGCTTCAATACCTGGAATAGCTATTGGAAGACCTGTGAAATATTTATTTCCTTTCTTATATGTCGCATCGGTATCTATAATTAAAGTGATTATTGTATTTTCTGTTTTATTTTTTATATTTTCTGTAATTTCCTTAGCTACTTTTTCAGGATTCTCTGGAAGTAAAGATACATATGTTCCTGGTGCATTACTTAAATCGATTCCAGCTTCTGAAGCAGGTTTTAATGCATGTTTCCAACCATA is part of the Methanobrevibacter olleyae genome and harbors:
- a CDS encoding TIGR00295 family protein is translated as MDEEIKLLKEFDCPEWVIEHSKGVSRKACEIASNFDDVDMELVRVGGLLHDIGRSKTNSIEHAVIGAQILKKRGFSDEIVNIVERHIGTGLSEEDSKELGLPIKSYIPQTLEEKIVSHADNLFNGVEEVGIDFTIKKWKRKLGENHPSIEKIKEIHEELVLRFE
- a CDS encoding DUF5591 domain-containing protein, which gives rise to MKVICSSDESLFRPEVVRWRERMSMMTPIGDVVVVLPCSMKKPYSNSQSHQKFRRATKGYQELIVTSPFGICPREMENTFPIQSYDVAVSGDWNEEEIRLAGELLRDYVGDKAVIANVDGGYEEVCREYLDNCTYVCVDGRPTSPESIFNLREELKKYPKTKHKDRVLNELKSIAKYQFGLEAEKIITDDVVTKGRYHRNIYSKGKQLALLNRDIGLYTLNLEGARRLAELGIHIVEIDFDLKTNSLFAPGIVNADLTILPKDEVAVVRNDEIVAVGKAVLTGKEMMESRNGIGVKIRHRKKN
- a CDS encoding iron-sulfur cluster assembly protein, which gives rise to MSEELALAVKDAVSVVNDPHMGISIVEMGIVQSIAIDGSTAELVIKPTNPGCMSVTRMAAQAKAEALKVEGIDKVKLIIEGHVMADSLNEMLNKDN
- a CDS encoding amino acid-binding protein, encoding MWGNLNLKFSKYPARMTVAQKMFELGLRIADDGKIYCGDLKISDSALAAAANVDRRVIKSTVDVIIADDELYEIFSNIIPAGTLIKNIAKNLDLGVIEIEAGEKSDGVLANVAWIMSKHNISIRQAYAGDIQLKTNPVLTIITEDPIPGELLSEFIKVEGVLKVSIL
- a CDS encoding coenzyme F420-0:L-glutamate ligase, which translates into the protein MTTNPNYRESETKEGQRYKYVEIKGYQVIPIETHYIKPNESINFMIEEISKLSEENDYLVIAETPISVSQGRLVDEANYTASYKAKFLAKYWSKYFWGYILGPILGIKERTIKNLRKLPEEESERHKELVLDLYGWKHALKPASEAGIDLSNAPGTYVSLLPENPEKVAKEITENIKNKTENTIITLIIDTDATYKKGNKYFTGLPIAIPGIEANKGVFGYTLGQLSENLGSTPLACSREIDVDEAIKIANIAEDYQKSLSTAMETIYSVKKVLNSDTNEISLKSLDSIIHTPAVLIRKIE